The following are from one region of the Osmerus mordax isolate fOsmMor3 chromosome 1, fOsmMor3.pri, whole genome shotgun sequence genome:
- the tubb1 gene encoding tubulin beta-1 chain isoform X6: protein MREIVHLQIGQCGNQIGSKFWEVISEEHGINATGNYEGDNVLQLERLNVYFNEAQGGKYVPRSLLIDLEPGTMDSVRGSRIGKLFRPDNFIHGNSGAGNNWAKGHYTEGAELVEQVMDRVRSESEGCDCLQGFQFVHSLGGGTGSGMGTLLINKIREEYPDRIMNTFSVMPSPKVSDTVVEPYNATLSVHQLIESTDETFCIDNEALYDICFRTLKLTTPTYGDLNHLVSLTMSGVTTSLRFPGQLNADLRKLAVNMVPFPRLHFFMPGFAPLTARGSQQYHALSVPELTQQMFDPRNMMTACDPRRGRYLTVAGMFRGAMSTKEVDEQMLAVQQKNSRYFVDWIPHNVKVAVCDIPPRGLKMAATFIGNNTAIQEIFRRIGEQFTLMFRRKAFLHWYTGEGMDEMEFTEAENNLNDLVAEYQQYQDATADLEQEEEEQEEEEEEEEERPSSSIVTDQTRMETKTEMVTETSTDTVTETSAETVTE, encoded by the exons ATGAGAGAGATCGTACATCTGCAGATCGGACAGTGTGGGAATCAAATCGGCTCCAAG ttttggGAGGTGATCAGTGAGGAACATGGGATCAACGCCACAGGAAACTACGAGGGCGACAACGTCCTCCAGCTGGAGCGCCTCAATGTTTACTTCAACGAGGCACAGG GGGGTAAGTATGTCCCCAGATCTCTGCTCATTGATCTGGAGCCTGGCACGATGGACAGTGTGAGGGGCAGCAGGATCGGAAAGCTCTTCAGGCCCGACAACTTCATCCACG gAAACTCCGGGGCAGGAAACAACTGGGCTAAGGGTCACTACACGGAGGGTGCAGAGCTGGTGGAGCAGGTGATGGACCGCGTCCGTAGCGAGAGCGAGGGCTGCGACTGTCTGCAGGGGTTCCAGTTCGTCCACTCCCTGGGCGGTGGCACCGGCTCAGGCATGGGCACCCTCCTCATCAACAAGATCAGAGAGGAGTACCCTGACCGCATCATGAACACATTCAGTGTCATGCCCTCCCCCAAG GTGTCAGACACGGTGGTGGAGCCCTACAACGCCACCCTCTCCGTGCACCAGCTCATCGAGAGCACGGACGAAACCTTCTGCATCGACAACGAGGCGCTCTACGACATCTGCTTCCGCACGCTCAAGCTGACCACGCCCACCTACGGCGACCTCAACCACCTGGTGTCCCTGACCATGAGTGGGGTCACCACCTCCCTCCGCTTCCCCGGCCAGCTCAACGCCGACCTCCGCAAGCTGGCCGTCAACATGGTGCCCTTCCCCCGCCTGCACTTCTTCATGCCGGGCTTCGCGCCGCTCACCGCCAGGGGGAGCCAGCAGTACCACGCCCTCAGCGTGCCCGAGCTCACCCAGCAGATGTTCGACCCCCGCAACATGATGACGGCCTGCGACCCCAGGAGGGGGCGCTACCTCACTGTGGCGGGGATGTTCCGCGGCGCCATGTCCACCAAAGAGGTAGACGAGCAGATGCTGGCCGTGCAGCAGAAGAACAGCAGGTACTTCGTGGACTGGATCCCACACAACGTCAAGGTGGCCGTGTGTGACATCCCTCCCCGGGGcctcaagatggccgccacctTCATCGGCAACAACACGGCCATTCAGGAGATTTTCCGCCGCATCGGGGAGCAGTTCACCCTCATGTTCCGCCGCAAGGCCTTCCTCCACTGGTACACGGGCGAGGGCATGGACGAGATGGAGTTCACGGAGGCTGAGAATAACCTCAACGACCTTGTGGCGGAATACCAGCAGTACCAGGACGCAACAGCCGacttggagcaggaggaggaggagcaggaggaggaggaggaggaggaggaggagagaccgtCATCTAGTATCGTGACAGATCAAACAAGAATGGAAACTAAGACTGAGATGGTGACAGAGACGAGCACTGACACTGTGACGGAGACCAGTGCTGAGACTGTGACGGAGTGA
- the tubb1 gene encoding tubulin beta-1 chain isoform X5 encodes MREIVHLQIGQCGNQIGSKFWEVISEEHGINATGNYEGDNVLQLERLNVYFNEAQGTFQVCVCQVCVCISGVYLRCVCLRCVSQVCVCFKCVCVCQVCVCLRCVCLRCVFLSPGGKYVPRSLLIDLEPGTMDSVRGSRIGKLFRPDNFIHGNSGAGNNWAKGHYTEGAELVEQVMDRVRSESEGCDCLQGFQFVHSLGGGTGSGMGTLLINKIREEYPDRIMNTFSVMPSPKVSDTVVEPYNATLSVHQLIESTDETFCIDNEALYDICFRTLKLTTPTYGDLNHLVSLTMSGVTTSLRFPGQLNADLRKLAVNMVPFPRLHFFMPGFAPLTARGSQQYHALSVPELTQQMFDPRNMMTACDPRRGRYLTVAGMFRGAMSTKEVDEQMLAVQQKNSRYFVDWIPHNVKVAVCDIPPRGLKMAATFIGNNTAIQEIFRRIGEQFTLMFRRKAFLHWYTGEGMDEMEFTEAENNLNDLVAEYQQYQDATADLEQEEEEQEEEEEEEEERPSSSIVTDQTRMETKTEMVTETSTDTVTETSAETVTE; translated from the exons ATGAGAGAGATCGTACATCTGCAGATCGGACAGTGTGGGAATCAAATCGGCTCCAAG ttttggGAGGTGATCAGTGAGGAACATGGGATCAACGCCACAGGAAACTACGAGGGCGACAACGTCCTCCAGCTGGAGCGCCTCAATGTTTACTTCAACGAGGCACAGGGTAcgtttcaggtgtgtgtgtgtcaggtgtgt gtgtgtaTCTCAGGTGTgtatctcaggtgtgtgtgtctcaggtgtgtatctcaggtgt gtgtgtgtttcaagtgtgtgtgtgtgtgtcaggtgtgtgtgtgtctcaggt gtgtgtgtctcaggtgtgtgtttctgtccccaGGGGGTAAGTATGTCCCCAGATCTCTGCTCATTGATCTGGAGCCTGGCACGATGGACAGTGTGAGGGGCAGCAGGATCGGAAAGCTCTTCAGGCCCGACAACTTCATCCACG gAAACTCCGGGGCAGGAAACAACTGGGCTAAGGGTCACTACACGGAGGGTGCAGAGCTGGTGGAGCAGGTGATGGACCGCGTCCGTAGCGAGAGCGAGGGCTGCGACTGTCTGCAGGGGTTCCAGTTCGTCCACTCCCTGGGCGGTGGCACCGGCTCAGGCATGGGCACCCTCCTCATCAACAAGATCAGAGAGGAGTACCCTGACCGCATCATGAACACATTCAGTGTCATGCCCTCCCCCAAG GTGTCAGACACGGTGGTGGAGCCCTACAACGCCACCCTCTCCGTGCACCAGCTCATCGAGAGCACGGACGAAACCTTCTGCATCGACAACGAGGCGCTCTACGACATCTGCTTCCGCACGCTCAAGCTGACCACGCCCACCTACGGCGACCTCAACCACCTGGTGTCCCTGACCATGAGTGGGGTCACCACCTCCCTCCGCTTCCCCGGCCAGCTCAACGCCGACCTCCGCAAGCTGGCCGTCAACATGGTGCCCTTCCCCCGCCTGCACTTCTTCATGCCGGGCTTCGCGCCGCTCACCGCCAGGGGGAGCCAGCAGTACCACGCCCTCAGCGTGCCCGAGCTCACCCAGCAGATGTTCGACCCCCGCAACATGATGACGGCCTGCGACCCCAGGAGGGGGCGCTACCTCACTGTGGCGGGGATGTTCCGCGGCGCCATGTCCACCAAAGAGGTAGACGAGCAGATGCTGGCCGTGCAGCAGAAGAACAGCAGGTACTTCGTGGACTGGATCCCACACAACGTCAAGGTGGCCGTGTGTGACATCCCTCCCCGGGGcctcaagatggccgccacctTCATCGGCAACAACACGGCCATTCAGGAGATTTTCCGCCGCATCGGGGAGCAGTTCACCCTCATGTTCCGCCGCAAGGCCTTCCTCCACTGGTACACGGGCGAGGGCATGGACGAGATGGAGTTCACGGAGGCTGAGAATAACCTCAACGACCTTGTGGCGGAATACCAGCAGTACCAGGACGCAACAGCCGacttggagcaggaggaggaggagcaggaggaggaggaggaggaggaggaggagagaccgtCATCTAGTATCGTGACAGATCAAACAAGAATGGAAACTAAGACTGAGATGGTGACAGAGACGAGCACTGACACTGTGACGGAGACCAGTGCTGAGACTGTGACGGAGTGA
- the tubb1 gene encoding tubulin beta-1 chain isoform X4, whose amino-acid sequence MREIVHLQIGQCGNQIGSKFWEVISEEHGINATGNYEGDNVLQLERLNVYFNEAQGTFQVCVCQGCVCLRCVCVRCVCLKCVCVSGVCFKCVCVCQVCVCLRCVCLRCVFLSPGGKYVPRSLLIDLEPGTMDSVRGSRIGKLFRPDNFIHGNSGAGNNWAKGHYTEGAELVEQVMDRVRSESEGCDCLQGFQFVHSLGGGTGSGMGTLLINKIREEYPDRIMNTFSVMPSPKVSDTVVEPYNATLSVHQLIESTDETFCIDNEALYDICFRTLKLTTPTYGDLNHLVSLTMSGVTTSLRFPGQLNADLRKLAVNMVPFPRLHFFMPGFAPLTARGSQQYHALSVPELTQQMFDPRNMMTACDPRRGRYLTVAGMFRGAMSTKEVDEQMLAVQQKNSRYFVDWIPHNVKVAVCDIPPRGLKMAATFIGNNTAIQEIFRRIGEQFTLMFRRKAFLHWYTGEGMDEMEFTEAENNLNDLVAEYQQYQDATADLEQEEEEQEEEEEEEEERPSSSIVTDQTRMETKTEMVTETSTDTVTETSAETVTE is encoded by the exons ATGAGAGAGATCGTACATCTGCAGATCGGACAGTGTGGGAATCAAATCGGCTCCAAG ttttggGAGGTGATCAGTGAGGAACATGGGATCAACGCCACAGGAAACTACGAGGGCGACAACGTCCTCCAGCTGGAGCGCCTCAATGTTTACTTCAACGAGGCACAGGGTAcgtttcaggtgtgtgtgtgtcag gggtgtgtgtgtctcaggtgtgtgtgtgtcaggtgtgtgtgtctcaagtgtgtgtgtgtgtcaggtgtgtgtttcaagtgtgtgtgtgtgtgtcaggtgtgtgtgtgtctcaggt gtgtgtgtctcaggtgtgtgtttctgtccccaGGGGGTAAGTATGTCCCCAGATCTCTGCTCATTGATCTGGAGCCTGGCACGATGGACAGTGTGAGGGGCAGCAGGATCGGAAAGCTCTTCAGGCCCGACAACTTCATCCACG gAAACTCCGGGGCAGGAAACAACTGGGCTAAGGGTCACTACACGGAGGGTGCAGAGCTGGTGGAGCAGGTGATGGACCGCGTCCGTAGCGAGAGCGAGGGCTGCGACTGTCTGCAGGGGTTCCAGTTCGTCCACTCCCTGGGCGGTGGCACCGGCTCAGGCATGGGCACCCTCCTCATCAACAAGATCAGAGAGGAGTACCCTGACCGCATCATGAACACATTCAGTGTCATGCCCTCCCCCAAG GTGTCAGACACGGTGGTGGAGCCCTACAACGCCACCCTCTCCGTGCACCAGCTCATCGAGAGCACGGACGAAACCTTCTGCATCGACAACGAGGCGCTCTACGACATCTGCTTCCGCACGCTCAAGCTGACCACGCCCACCTACGGCGACCTCAACCACCTGGTGTCCCTGACCATGAGTGGGGTCACCACCTCCCTCCGCTTCCCCGGCCAGCTCAACGCCGACCTCCGCAAGCTGGCCGTCAACATGGTGCCCTTCCCCCGCCTGCACTTCTTCATGCCGGGCTTCGCGCCGCTCACCGCCAGGGGGAGCCAGCAGTACCACGCCCTCAGCGTGCCCGAGCTCACCCAGCAGATGTTCGACCCCCGCAACATGATGACGGCCTGCGACCCCAGGAGGGGGCGCTACCTCACTGTGGCGGGGATGTTCCGCGGCGCCATGTCCACCAAAGAGGTAGACGAGCAGATGCTGGCCGTGCAGCAGAAGAACAGCAGGTACTTCGTGGACTGGATCCCACACAACGTCAAGGTGGCCGTGTGTGACATCCCTCCCCGGGGcctcaagatggccgccacctTCATCGGCAACAACACGGCCATTCAGGAGATTTTCCGCCGCATCGGGGAGCAGTTCACCCTCATGTTCCGCCGCAAGGCCTTCCTCCACTGGTACACGGGCGAGGGCATGGACGAGATGGAGTTCACGGAGGCTGAGAATAACCTCAACGACCTTGTGGCGGAATACCAGCAGTACCAGGACGCAACAGCCGacttggagcaggaggaggaggagcaggaggaggaggaggaggaggaggaggagagaccgtCATCTAGTATCGTGACAGATCAAACAAGAATGGAAACTAAGACTGAGATGGTGACAGAGACGAGCACTGACACTGTGACGGAGACCAGTGCTGAGACTGTGACGGAGTGA
- the tubb1 gene encoding tubulin beta-1 chain isoform X1: MREIVHLQIGQCGNQIGSKFWEVISEEHGINATGNYEGDNVLQLERLNVYFNEAQGTFQVCVCQVCVSQVCISGVYLRCVYLRCVCLRCVCVRCVCLKCVCVSGVCFKCVCVCQVCVCLRCVCLRCVFLSPGGKYVPRSLLIDLEPGTMDSVRGSRIGKLFRPDNFIHGNSGAGNNWAKGHYTEGAELVEQVMDRVRSESEGCDCLQGFQFVHSLGGGTGSGMGTLLINKIREEYPDRIMNTFSVMPSPKVSDTVVEPYNATLSVHQLIESTDETFCIDNEALYDICFRTLKLTTPTYGDLNHLVSLTMSGVTTSLRFPGQLNADLRKLAVNMVPFPRLHFFMPGFAPLTARGSQQYHALSVPELTQQMFDPRNMMTACDPRRGRYLTVAGMFRGAMSTKEVDEQMLAVQQKNSRYFVDWIPHNVKVAVCDIPPRGLKMAATFIGNNTAIQEIFRRIGEQFTLMFRRKAFLHWYTGEGMDEMEFTEAENNLNDLVAEYQQYQDATADLEQEEEEQEEEEEEEEERPSSSIVTDQTRMETKTEMVTETSTDTVTETSAETVTE, from the exons ATGAGAGAGATCGTACATCTGCAGATCGGACAGTGTGGGAATCAAATCGGCTCCAAG ttttggGAGGTGATCAGTGAGGAACATGGGATCAACGCCACAGGAAACTACGAGGGCGACAACGTCCTCCAGCTGGAGCGCCTCAATGTTTACTTCAACGAGGCACAGGGTAcgtttcaggtgtgtgtgtgtcaggtgtgtgtgtctcaggtgtgtaTCTCAGGTGTgtatctcaggt gtgtgtatctcaggtgtgtgtgtctcag gtgtgtgtgtgtcaggtgtgtgtgtctcaagtgtgtgtgtgtgtcaggtgtgtgtttcaagtgtgtgtgtgtgtgtcaggtgtgtgtgtgtctcaggt gtgtgtgtctcaggtgtgtgtttctgtccccaGGGGGTAAGTATGTCCCCAGATCTCTGCTCATTGATCTGGAGCCTGGCACGATGGACAGTGTGAGGGGCAGCAGGATCGGAAAGCTCTTCAGGCCCGACAACTTCATCCACG gAAACTCCGGGGCAGGAAACAACTGGGCTAAGGGTCACTACACGGAGGGTGCAGAGCTGGTGGAGCAGGTGATGGACCGCGTCCGTAGCGAGAGCGAGGGCTGCGACTGTCTGCAGGGGTTCCAGTTCGTCCACTCCCTGGGCGGTGGCACCGGCTCAGGCATGGGCACCCTCCTCATCAACAAGATCAGAGAGGAGTACCCTGACCGCATCATGAACACATTCAGTGTCATGCCCTCCCCCAAG GTGTCAGACACGGTGGTGGAGCCCTACAACGCCACCCTCTCCGTGCACCAGCTCATCGAGAGCACGGACGAAACCTTCTGCATCGACAACGAGGCGCTCTACGACATCTGCTTCCGCACGCTCAAGCTGACCACGCCCACCTACGGCGACCTCAACCACCTGGTGTCCCTGACCATGAGTGGGGTCACCACCTCCCTCCGCTTCCCCGGCCAGCTCAACGCCGACCTCCGCAAGCTGGCCGTCAACATGGTGCCCTTCCCCCGCCTGCACTTCTTCATGCCGGGCTTCGCGCCGCTCACCGCCAGGGGGAGCCAGCAGTACCACGCCCTCAGCGTGCCCGAGCTCACCCAGCAGATGTTCGACCCCCGCAACATGATGACGGCCTGCGACCCCAGGAGGGGGCGCTACCTCACTGTGGCGGGGATGTTCCGCGGCGCCATGTCCACCAAAGAGGTAGACGAGCAGATGCTGGCCGTGCAGCAGAAGAACAGCAGGTACTTCGTGGACTGGATCCCACACAACGTCAAGGTGGCCGTGTGTGACATCCCTCCCCGGGGcctcaagatggccgccacctTCATCGGCAACAACACGGCCATTCAGGAGATTTTCCGCCGCATCGGGGAGCAGTTCACCCTCATGTTCCGCCGCAAGGCCTTCCTCCACTGGTACACGGGCGAGGGCATGGACGAGATGGAGTTCACGGAGGCTGAGAATAACCTCAACGACCTTGTGGCGGAATACCAGCAGTACCAGGACGCAACAGCCGacttggagcaggaggaggaggagcaggaggaggaggaggaggaggaggaggagagaccgtCATCTAGTATCGTGACAGATCAAACAAGAATGGAAACTAAGACTGAGATGGTGACAGAGACGAGCACTGACACTGTGACGGAGACCAGTGCTGAGACTGTGACGGAGTGA
- the tubb1 gene encoding tubulin beta-1 chain isoform X3: MREIVHLQIGQCGNQIGSKFWEVISEEHGINATGNYEGDNVLQLERLNVYFNEAQGTFQVCVCQGCVCQGCVCLRCVCVRCVCLKCVCVSGVCFKCVCVCQVCVCLRCVCLRCVFLSPGGKYVPRSLLIDLEPGTMDSVRGSRIGKLFRPDNFIHGNSGAGNNWAKGHYTEGAELVEQVMDRVRSESEGCDCLQGFQFVHSLGGGTGSGMGTLLINKIREEYPDRIMNTFSVMPSPKVSDTVVEPYNATLSVHQLIESTDETFCIDNEALYDICFRTLKLTTPTYGDLNHLVSLTMSGVTTSLRFPGQLNADLRKLAVNMVPFPRLHFFMPGFAPLTARGSQQYHALSVPELTQQMFDPRNMMTACDPRRGRYLTVAGMFRGAMSTKEVDEQMLAVQQKNSRYFVDWIPHNVKVAVCDIPPRGLKMAATFIGNNTAIQEIFRRIGEQFTLMFRRKAFLHWYTGEGMDEMEFTEAENNLNDLVAEYQQYQDATADLEQEEEEQEEEEEEEEERPSSSIVTDQTRMETKTEMVTETSTDTVTETSAETVTE; encoded by the exons ATGAGAGAGATCGTACATCTGCAGATCGGACAGTGTGGGAATCAAATCGGCTCCAAG ttttggGAGGTGATCAGTGAGGAACATGGGATCAACGCCACAGGAAACTACGAGGGCGACAACGTCCTCCAGCTGGAGCGCCTCAATGTTTACTTCAACGAGGCACAGGGTAcgtttcag gtgtgtgtgtgtcaggggtgtgtgtgtcaggggtgtgtgtgtctcaggtgtgtgtgtgtcaggtgtgtgtgtctcaagtgtgtgtgtgtgtcaggtgtgtgtttcaagtgtgtgtgtgtgtgtcaggtgtgtgtgtgtctcaggt gtgtgtgtctcaggtgtgtgtttctgtccccaGGGGGTAAGTATGTCCCCAGATCTCTGCTCATTGATCTGGAGCCTGGCACGATGGACAGTGTGAGGGGCAGCAGGATCGGAAAGCTCTTCAGGCCCGACAACTTCATCCACG gAAACTCCGGGGCAGGAAACAACTGGGCTAAGGGTCACTACACGGAGGGTGCAGAGCTGGTGGAGCAGGTGATGGACCGCGTCCGTAGCGAGAGCGAGGGCTGCGACTGTCTGCAGGGGTTCCAGTTCGTCCACTCCCTGGGCGGTGGCACCGGCTCAGGCATGGGCACCCTCCTCATCAACAAGATCAGAGAGGAGTACCCTGACCGCATCATGAACACATTCAGTGTCATGCCCTCCCCCAAG GTGTCAGACACGGTGGTGGAGCCCTACAACGCCACCCTCTCCGTGCACCAGCTCATCGAGAGCACGGACGAAACCTTCTGCATCGACAACGAGGCGCTCTACGACATCTGCTTCCGCACGCTCAAGCTGACCACGCCCACCTACGGCGACCTCAACCACCTGGTGTCCCTGACCATGAGTGGGGTCACCACCTCCCTCCGCTTCCCCGGCCAGCTCAACGCCGACCTCCGCAAGCTGGCCGTCAACATGGTGCCCTTCCCCCGCCTGCACTTCTTCATGCCGGGCTTCGCGCCGCTCACCGCCAGGGGGAGCCAGCAGTACCACGCCCTCAGCGTGCCCGAGCTCACCCAGCAGATGTTCGACCCCCGCAACATGATGACGGCCTGCGACCCCAGGAGGGGGCGCTACCTCACTGTGGCGGGGATGTTCCGCGGCGCCATGTCCACCAAAGAGGTAGACGAGCAGATGCTGGCCGTGCAGCAGAAGAACAGCAGGTACTTCGTGGACTGGATCCCACACAACGTCAAGGTGGCCGTGTGTGACATCCCTCCCCGGGGcctcaagatggccgccacctTCATCGGCAACAACACGGCCATTCAGGAGATTTTCCGCCGCATCGGGGAGCAGTTCACCCTCATGTTCCGCCGCAAGGCCTTCCTCCACTGGTACACGGGCGAGGGCATGGACGAGATGGAGTTCACGGAGGCTGAGAATAACCTCAACGACCTTGTGGCGGAATACCAGCAGTACCAGGACGCAACAGCCGacttggagcaggaggaggaggagcaggaggaggaggaggaggaggaggaggagagaccgtCATCTAGTATCGTGACAGATCAAACAAGAATGGAAACTAAGACTGAGATGGTGACAGAGACGAGCACTGACACTGTGACGGAGACCAGTGCTGAGACTGTGACGGAGTGA
- the tubb1 gene encoding tubulin beta-1 chain isoform X2, with translation MDSVRGSRIGKLFRPDNFIHGNSGAGNNWAKGHYTEGAELVEQVMDRVRSESEGCDCLQGFQFVHSLGGGTGSGMGTLLINKIREEYPDRIMNTFSVMPSPKVSDTVVEPYNATLSVHQLIESTDETFCIDNEALYDICFRTLKLTTPTYGDLNHLVSLTMSGVTTSLRFPGQLNADLRKLAVNMVPFPRLHFFMPGFAPLTARGSQQYHALSVPELTQQMFDPRNMMTACDPRRGRYLTVAGMFRGAMSTKEVDEQMLAVQQKNSRYFVDWIPHNVKVAVCDIPPRGLKMAATFIGNNTAIQEIFRRIGEQFTLMFRRKAFLHWYTGEGMDEMEFTEAENNLNDLVAEYQQYQDATADLEQEEEEQEEEEEEEEERPSSSIVTDQTRMETKTEMVTETSTDTVTETSAETVTE, from the exons ATGGACAGTGTGAGGGGCAGCAGGATCGGAAAGCTCTTCAGGCCCGACAACTTCATCCACG gAAACTCCGGGGCAGGAAACAACTGGGCTAAGGGTCACTACACGGAGGGTGCAGAGCTGGTGGAGCAGGTGATGGACCGCGTCCGTAGCGAGAGCGAGGGCTGCGACTGTCTGCAGGGGTTCCAGTTCGTCCACTCCCTGGGCGGTGGCACCGGCTCAGGCATGGGCACCCTCCTCATCAACAAGATCAGAGAGGAGTACCCTGACCGCATCATGAACACATTCAGTGTCATGCCCTCCCCCAAG GTGTCAGACACGGTGGTGGAGCCCTACAACGCCACCCTCTCCGTGCACCAGCTCATCGAGAGCACGGACGAAACCTTCTGCATCGACAACGAGGCGCTCTACGACATCTGCTTCCGCACGCTCAAGCTGACCACGCCCACCTACGGCGACCTCAACCACCTGGTGTCCCTGACCATGAGTGGGGTCACCACCTCCCTCCGCTTCCCCGGCCAGCTCAACGCCGACCTCCGCAAGCTGGCCGTCAACATGGTGCCCTTCCCCCGCCTGCACTTCTTCATGCCGGGCTTCGCGCCGCTCACCGCCAGGGGGAGCCAGCAGTACCACGCCCTCAGCGTGCCCGAGCTCACCCAGCAGATGTTCGACCCCCGCAACATGATGACGGCCTGCGACCCCAGGAGGGGGCGCTACCTCACTGTGGCGGGGATGTTCCGCGGCGCCATGTCCACCAAAGAGGTAGACGAGCAGATGCTGGCCGTGCAGCAGAAGAACAGCAGGTACTTCGTGGACTGGATCCCACACAACGTCAAGGTGGCCGTGTGTGACATCCCTCCCCGGGGcctcaagatggccgccacctTCATCGGCAACAACACGGCCATTCAGGAGATTTTCCGCCGCATCGGGGAGCAGTTCACCCTCATGTTCCGCCGCAAGGCCTTCCTCCACTGGTACACGGGCGAGGGCATGGACGAGATGGAGTTCACGGAGGCTGAGAATAACCTCAACGACCTTGTGGCGGAATACCAGCAGTACCAGGACGCAACAGCCGacttggagcaggaggaggaggagcaggaggaggaggaggaggaggaggaggagagaccgtCATCTAGTATCGTGACAGATCAAACAAGAATGGAAACTAAGACTGAGATGGTGACAGAGACGAGCACTGACACTGTGACGGAGACCAGTGCTGAGACTGTGACGGAGTGA
- the LOC136947186 gene encoding guanine nucleotide-binding protein G(s) subunit alpha-like, protein MGCLGSTKTEDQRNEEKSQREANKKIEKQLQKDKQIYRATHRLLLLGAGESGKSTIVKQMRILHVNGFNAEEKKQKIHDIKNNIKEAIETIVAAMTTLTPPVRLACAAHQFRIEYILNLANQKDFEFTSEFYEHAKTLWQDEGVKACFERSNEYQLIDCAQYFLDKIDMVKQNDYSPSDQDLLRCRVLTSGIFETRFQVDKVNFHMFDVGGQRDERRKWIQCFNDVTAIIFVVASSSYNMVIREDNHTNRLQEALNLFKNIWNNRWLRTISVILFLNKQDLLAEKVLAGKSKIEEYFPEFARYTTPDDATPEPGEDSRVTRAKYFIRDEFLRISTASGDGRHYCYPHFTCAVDTENIRRVFNDCRDIIQRMHLRQYELL, encoded by the exons ATGGGTTGTCTGGGTAGTACAAAGACCGAAGACCAGCGGAACGAGGAGAAGTCGCAGAGAGAAGCTAACAAGAAGATAGAGAAACAGTTACAGAAAGACAAGCAGATTTACCGAGCAACTCACCGGCTATTATTATTAG gagcTGGGGAGTCTGGGAAGAGTACGATAGTAAAGCAGATGAGGATCCTGCATGTGAACGGCTTCAACGCAGA GGAGAAAAAACAGAAGATTCATGACATAAAGAACAACATAAAAGAAGCTATAGAG ACGATAGTAGCTGCCATGACCACTCTAACCCCACCAGTCCGCCTGGCCTGTGCAGCTCACCAGTTCAGGATCGAATACATCCTCAACCTAGCCAACCAGAAGGACTTTGAGTTCACCTCC GAGTTTTATGAGCATGCTAAGACCCTCTGGCAGGATGAGGGTGTGAAGGCTTGCTTCGAGAGGTCCAACGAGTACCAGCTCATCGACTGTGCACAGTA TTTTCTAGACAAGATCGACATGGTGAAACAGAATGACTACAGCCCTTCTGATCAG GACCTGTTACGATGCCGAGTATTGACCTCTGGCATCTTTGAAACCAGATTTCAAGTGGACAAAGTCAATTTTCA CATGTTCGATGTGGGAGGACAGCGGGACGAACGGCGGAAATGGATTCAGTGTTTCAATG ACGTCACGGCCATCATCTTTGTGGTGGCCAGCAGCAGCTACAACATGGTGATCCGGGAGGACAACCACACCAACCGCCTGCAGGAGGCTCTAAACCTCTTCAAGAACATCTGGAACAACAG GTGGCTACGCACCATATCGGTGATCCTTTTCCTCAACAAGCAGGATCTGCTAGCAGAGAAGGTGCTGGCGGGGAAGTCGAAGATAGAGGAATACTTCCCAGAGTTCGCCCGCTACACCACGCCTGACGACG CAACACCAGAGCCTGGGGAAGACTCTCGTGTCACAAGAGCAAAGTACTTCATACGAGACGAGTTCTTG AGGATCAGCACAGCGAGTGGAGACGGGAGACATTACTGTTACCCTCACTTCACCTGCGCCGTCGACACGGAGAACATCCGGCGCGTCTTCAACGACTGTCGAGACATCATCCAGAGGATGCATCTCCGCCAGTACGAGCTCTTGTGA